A stretch of the Pseudomonas sp. ACM7 genome encodes the following:
- the pqqE gene encoding pyrroloquinoline quinone biosynthesis protein PqqE: MLNSGSSDSPPGPPLWLLAELTYRCPLQCPYCSNPLDFAQSGEELDTEEWIRVFREAREMGAAQLGFSGGEPLVRQDLAELIKAARDMGYYTNLITSGIGLTEQKVRDFKVAGLDHIQISFQAADEAVNNMLAGSRKAFAQKLAMARAVKAQGYPMVLNFVTHRHNIDQIAQIIDLCLELEADFVELATCQFYGWAELNRVGLLPTREQLQRAERITHSYRERLEAQGHPCKLIFVTPDYYEERPKTCMNGWANLFLDITPDGTALPCHSARQLPVQFPNVREHSIEHIWTDSFGFNRFRGDDWMKEPCRSCDEKHKDLGGCRCQAFMLTGDAANADPVCSKSPHHGVILKAREEAEAPGLGMEHLTLRNEKASRLIYRG; encoded by the coding sequence ATGCTCAATTCTGGATCGAGTGACTCGCCTCCGGGCCCGCCGCTGTGGCTGTTGGCGGAGCTGACCTATCGTTGCCCGCTGCAATGCCCGTATTGCTCCAACCCGCTGGACTTTGCCCAATCAGGCGAAGAGTTGGACACCGAAGAGTGGATCCGGGTGTTCCGCGAAGCCAGGGAGATGGGCGCTGCGCAACTGGGCTTTTCCGGCGGTGAACCGTTGGTTCGTCAGGACTTGGCCGAGCTGATCAAGGCCGCCCGGGACATGGGTTACTACACCAACCTGATCACCTCGGGCATCGGCCTGACCGAGCAGAAAGTCCGCGATTTCAAGGTCGCGGGGCTGGACCATATCCAGATCAGCTTCCAGGCCGCCGACGAAGCGGTGAACAACATGCTCGCCGGCTCGCGCAAGGCCTTCGCCCAGAAACTCGCGATGGCCCGGGCGGTAAAGGCCCAGGGCTACCCGATGGTGCTGAACTTCGTCACCCATCGCCACAACATCGACCAGATCGCGCAGATCATCGACTTGTGCCTGGAACTGGAAGCGGATTTCGTCGAGTTGGCGACGTGCCAGTTCTACGGCTGGGCCGAGCTCAACCGCGTCGGCCTGTTACCCACGCGCGAACAATTGCAGCGTGCCGAGCGCATCACCCACTCATATCGCGAGCGTCTTGAAGCGCAGGGCCACCCGTGCAAGCTGATCTTCGTCACCCCGGATTACTACGAAGAACGCCCCAAGACCTGCATGAACGGCTGGGCCAATCTGTTTCTCGACATCACCCCCGACGGCACGGCGTTGCCTTGCCACAGCGCCCGCCAGTTGCCGGTGCAGTTCCCCAATGTGCGCGAGCACAGCATCGAGCATATCTGGACTGATTCTTTCGGTTTCAATCGCTTTCGTGGCGATGACTGGATGAAAGAGCCGTGCCGCTCCTGCGATGAAAAGCACAAGGACCTGGGCGGCTGCCGCTGCCAGGCATTCATGCTGACCGGCGACGCCGCCAACGCGGACCCGGTGTGCAGCAAATCCCCGCACCACGGTGTGATTCTCAAGGCCCGCGAGGAAGCCGAGGCACCGGGGCTGGGCATGGAACACCTGACGTTGCGTAACGAGAAGGCTTCGCGACTGATCTACCGCGGATGA
- the pqqD gene encoding pyrroloquinoline quinone biosynthesis peptide chaperone PqqD translates to MSLINREQSPSLRQGFRLQWEPRQDCHVLLYPEGMIKLNDSAGQILDLVDGQRSVAAIIDRLSANFPGVPGIDEDVLAFLEVAHAQFWIE, encoded by the coding sequence GTGAGCCTGATCAACCGCGAGCAATCACCGTCGCTGCGTCAGGGTTTTCGCCTGCAATGGGAACCTCGTCAGGACTGTCACGTGCTGCTATACCCCGAAGGCATGATCAAACTTAACGACAGTGCCGGGCAGATCCTCGATCTGGTGGACGGCCAGCGCAGTGTCGCGGCGATCATTGATCGACTGTCTGCGAATTTCCCCGGCGTACCGGGGATCGACGAAGATGTGCTGGCGTTTCTGGAGGTGGCCCATGCTCAATTCTGGATCGAGTGA